Proteins from one Pleurocapsa minor HA4230-MV1 genomic window:
- the eno gene encoding phosphopyruvate hydratase — translation MLNQSEAVIEAIAAREILDSRGRPTIEAEVRLETGAVGLAQVPSGASTGSFEAHELRDGDKNRYGGKGVLIAVRNVKEKITPELLDVDALEQATVDQIMIDRDGSPNKKNLGANAILAVSLATAKAAAAEVELPLYRYLGGPLSNVLPVPMMNVINGGSHADNNVDFQEFMIMPVGADSFREALRWGAEVFATLSQVLGEKGLLSGVGDEGGYAPNLGSNQEALDLLITAIEKSGYQPGSEIALAMDVAASEFYADGKYTYDGEAHSPEEFIDYMAELVEKYPIISIEDALHEDDWDSWKTLTDKLGSKIQLVGDDLFVTNKTRLQKGIDLKVGNAILIKLNQIGTLTETLETIDLATRSGYRSVISHRSGETEDTTIADLAVATRAGQIKTGSLCRSERVAKYNRLLRIEEELGDRAVYAGKIGLGPKGSS, via the coding sequence ATGCTTAACCAATCAGAAGCCGTAATTGAAGCGATCGCTGCAAGAGAGATTTTAGATTCCCGTGGTCGTCCTACTATTGAAGCAGAAGTACGTTTGGAAACTGGAGCAGTCGGTTTGGCTCAAGTGCCTAGTGGTGCTTCTACAGGAAGTTTTGAAGCTCATGAATTGCGTGATGGGGACAAAAATCGTTATGGAGGTAAAGGAGTTTTAATCGCCGTCCGTAACGTTAAAGAAAAAATCACCCCTGAACTGCTAGACGTGGATGCTTTAGAACAGGCCACAGTAGATCAGATTATGATTGACCGTGATGGTTCTCCCAACAAAAAAAACTTGGGAGCAAACGCAATCTTAGCCGTGTCTCTGGCGACTGCTAAAGCAGCAGCAGCGGAGGTTGAGCTACCTCTTTATCGTTATTTGGGCGGCCCTCTATCTAACGTGCTACCAGTCCCTATGATGAACGTGATTAACGGTGGTTCTCATGCGGATAATAATGTTGATTTTCAAGAGTTTATGATTATGCCCGTGGGAGCAGATTCTTTTCGCGAAGCTCTGCGCTGGGGAGCGGAAGTATTTGCCACCCTGAGTCAAGTTTTAGGCGAAAAAGGTCTCTTGTCTGGAGTAGGGGATGAAGGGGGGTATGCGCCCAATCTAGGTTCAAATCAGGAAGCTTTAGACTTACTAATCACAGCGATTGAAAAATCGGGCTACCAGCCTGGGTCAGAAATTGCTTTGGCAATGGATGTGGCTGCTAGTGAATTTTATGCTGATGGTAAGTATACCTATGACGGCGAAGCTCATTCCCCAGAGGAGTTTATCGACTATATGGCAGAATTAGTTGAGAAATATCCCATTATCTCGATTGAAGATGCTCTCCATGAAGATGATTGGGATAGCTGGAAGACTCTAACCGATAAATTAGGCTCGAAAATTCAGCTAGTGGGAGATGATTTATTTGTCACCAACAAGACCAGACTGCAAAAAGGCATTGACCTTAAGGTGGGTAATGCTATTTTGATTAAGTTAAATCAAATTGGTACTTTAACAGAAACCTTAGAAACGATTGACCTGGCGACTCGCAGTGGTTATCGTTCTGTAATTAGTCATCGTTCGGGAGAAACTGAAGACACGACGATCGCCGATCTAGCGGTGGCAACCCGTGCAGGACAAATCAAAACTGGCTCTCTGTGCCGTAGTGAAAGAGTTGCCAAGTATAATCGTCTGTTGCGGATTGAAGAAGAATTAGGCGATCGCGCTGTCTATGCTGGCAAAATTGGGTTAGGGCCAAAAGGCTCAAGTTAA
- a CDS encoding gamma-glutamyltransferase family protein — MKYNLTQYPYPSQRRVVLGKHYAVATSQSLATLAGIEMFWAGGNAVDAAIASAIALTVVEPTSNGIGGDAFALVWDGKLHGLNGSGKSPQAMSLETFTGLKSVPELSWLAVTVPGAVSAWQTLWKRWGKLRFEQLFAPAIRYAKEGFLVSPVTAAAWKRAENIYLSLDAPQFVPFKQVFFSRGHAPNPGEVWSSPIHAQTLEEIADSNGESFYRGRLAEEIVEFATETGGLLNATDLANHESLWVNPISTQYRQYRIWEIPPNTQGIAALMALNILEGFDLASVPRESSYSYHQQIEAMKLAFADVYRHVGDPGFMEVSCEQLLDKAYATKRRQSIEHQAFSLAKPGLASGGTVYLATADQELMVSLIQSNYRGFGCGILVPGTGIALHNRGAGFTLESHPNQVAPSKRPFHTIIPGFITEGDRPLGPFGVMGAPMQPQGHLQMVLNLTDYGMNPQAALDAPRWRFISDNQVLVESGVSPGIVQELRDRGHNIQIAPYTMFGKGQIILSQAGGFVAASEPRADGMALAQ, encoded by the coding sequence ATGAAATACAATCTTACTCAGTATCCCTACCCTTCTCAGCGTCGAGTCGTACTTGGAAAACATTATGCTGTAGCCACTAGCCAGTCTCTAGCGACACTAGCGGGAATAGAGATGTTTTGGGCAGGCGGTAATGCAGTGGATGCTGCGATCGCCTCGGCAATCGCGCTGACTGTTGTCGAACCGACCTCCAACGGTATTGGCGGTGATGCTTTTGCTTTGGTTTGGGATGGTAAGCTACACGGACTCAATGGTTCAGGCAAAAGTCCTCAAGCCATGAGCTTGGAGACTTTTACTGGGTTAAAGTCTGTACCCGAATTAAGTTGGCTTGCAGTGACTGTACCAGGAGCAGTTTCGGCTTGGCAGACTCTATGGAAACGTTGGGGAAAGCTGCGGTTTGAACAGTTATTTGCTCCAGCTATTCGCTACGCTAAAGAGGGGTTTCTTGTGTCTCCAGTAACTGCAGCAGCTTGGAAACGAGCCGAAAACATTTATTTATCACTCGATGCTCCTCAATTTGTCCCATTTAAACAGGTCTTTTTTTCCCGAGGACACGCCCCCAATCCTGGCGAAGTCTGGAGCAGTCCTATCCATGCTCAAACCCTCGAAGAAATTGCTGATAGCAATGGAGAAAGTTTTTATCGTGGCAGACTGGCAGAAGAGATCGTCGAGTTTGCTACAGAGACAGGCGGTTTACTTAACGCTACCGATTTGGCTAATCACGAATCGCTTTGGGTAAATCCAATTTCTACACAATATCGTCAATATCGGATCTGGGAGATTCCCCCCAACACTCAAGGAATTGCAGCGTTAATGGCGCTCAATATTCTTGAAGGATTCGATCTCGCTTCTGTTCCTCGTGAGTCTTCCTATAGCTACCACCAACAAATCGAAGCGATGAAGCTAGCTTTTGCCGATGTATACCGCCACGTTGGCGATCCAGGATTTATGGAAGTATCTTGCGAACAGCTTTTAGATAAAGCCTATGCTACCAAGCGCAGACAGTCGATCGAACATCAAGCATTTTCCTTAGCAAAACCTGGGTTGGCTTCAGGAGGAACTGTCTATCTAGCAACGGCTGACCAAGAACTGATGGTTTCTTTAATTCAGTCCAACTACAGGGGCTTCGGGTGCGGTATCCTGGTTCCTGGGACGGGAATTGCGCTTCACAATCGCGGTGCTGGCTTTACGTTAGAGAGTCATCCAAATCAGGTAGCGCCTTCTAAACGTCCTTTCCATACAATTATTCCTGGATTTATTACCGAAGGAGATCGCCCGTTAGGGCCATTTGGGGTAATGGGAGCCCCTATGCAGCCTCAAGGACACTTACAGATGGTTCTCAATTTAACAGACTATGGGATGAATCCTCAAGCAGCGCTTGATGCTCCTCGCTGGCGGTTTATTAGTGACAATCAGGTGTTAGTTGAGTCAGGAGTTTCACCTGGGATTGTGCAGGAACTGCGCGATCGGGGTCACAATATTCAAATTGCTCCATATACGATGTTTGGCAAAGGTCAAATAATTTTGTCGCAAGCTGGAGGATTTGTGGCTGCGTCAGAACCTCGTGCTGATGGAATGGCGTTAGCACAATAG
- a CDS encoding XisI protein: protein MADLIKYSEIVQKLLQDYAALSGDDPTVETELIFDTVRDRYQLVHVGWQGDRRIYGCILHLDIRDGKIWLQHNGTENDIAAELVEMGVAKTDIVIGFHSPFKRQFTEYAVG from the coding sequence ATGGCTGACTTAATTAAATATTCCGAAATCGTCCAGAAACTTCTTCAAGATTATGCTGCTTTGAGTGGTGACGATCCAACAGTTGAAACCGAGCTGATTTTTGATACGGTTAGAGATCGTTATCAATTAGTGCATGTTGGTTGGCAGGGCGATCGCCGCATCTATGGTTGTATTTTACATCTCGATATCAGAGATGGGAAAATTTGGCTCCAACATAATGGCACGGAGAATGATATTGCAGCAGAACTGGTGGAAATGGGAGTTGCTAAGACCGATATTGTAATTGGTTTTCACTCTCCTTTTAAGCGTCAATTTACTGAATATGCAGTTGGTTAG
- a CDS encoding GDP-L-fucose synthase encodes MLSLQDKNILVTGGNGFLGKQVVNQLCQAGASIDRISTPRSRELDLCKWENCQQAVKQQEIVIHLAAHVGGIGLNREKPAELFYDNLMMGTQLIHAAYQEGVSKFVCVGTICAYPKFTPVPFKEDDLWNGYPEETNAPYGIAKKALLVQLEAYRQQYGFNGIYLLPVNLYGPEDNFDHRSSHVIPALIRKVYEAQERGDRELLAWGDGSPTREFLYSTDAARGIVMATQSYDEAAPVNLGTNQEVKIKDLVETICELMGFEGEIVWQTDQPNGQPRRCLDTQRAKEKFGFVAETEFRQGLKNTIEWYRQHAVISV; translated from the coding sequence ATGTTAAGTTTACAAGACAAAAATATCCTGGTAACAGGTGGCAATGGTTTTCTAGGTAAGCAGGTAGTCAATCAGCTATGTCAAGCTGGGGCTAGCATCGACAGAATTAGCACACCGCGATCGCGTGAATTAGACCTGTGTAAGTGGGAAAATTGCCAACAGGCAGTTAAACAACAGGAAATAGTGATTCATCTAGCTGCTCACGTAGGTGGTATTGGTCTAAACCGAGAAAAGCCCGCTGAATTGTTTTATGACAACCTGATGATGGGGACACAGTTAATTCATGCTGCCTATCAAGAAGGGGTGTCCAAGTTTGTCTGCGTCGGCACAATTTGCGCCTATCCTAAATTTACACCCGTACCGTTTAAGGAAGATGACCTGTGGAATGGTTATCCTGAAGAAACTAATGCTCCCTATGGGATCGCCAAGAAAGCTCTCTTGGTTCAGCTAGAAGCCTATCGTCAGCAGTACGGTTTTAACGGCATTTATCTTTTGCCCGTTAATCTTTATGGGCCTGAAGATAATTTCGATCACCGTAGCTCCCACGTAATTCCTGCGTTGATTCGTAAGGTTTATGAGGCACAGGAGCGAGGAGATAGAGAGTTACTTGCTTGGGGTGATGGTAGTCCCACTCGCGAATTTCTTTATTCTACTGATGCTGCGCGAGGTATTGTCATGGCGACTCAAAGCTATGATGAAGCTGCTCCAGTGAATCTTGGCACAAATCAGGAAGTAAAGATTAAAGATCTAGTCGAAACTATTTGTGAGCTAATGGGTTTTGAGGGAGAAATTGTCTGGCAAACCGATCAGCCTAATGGACAACCCCGTCGTTGTTTAGATACTCAAAGAGCTAAAGAAAAGTTTGGCTTCGTGGCGGAAACTGAATTTCGCCAAGGCTTGAAAAACACGATTGAATGGTATCGTCAACATGCTGTAATTTCAGTTTAA
- the radA gene encoding DNA repair protein RadA, with protein MVKVKQIYICNNCAAEYSQWFGLCKECNEFGTISEEPVDVSSGGGTSRGGWQSGTRSNNKVSGAAKPRVSLKFSEINNDVQERFPSGYGEFDRVLGGGIVPGSLVLIGGDPGIGKSTLLLQVANKLSYTLPRILYVSAEESGQQVKLRASRLDVADTKTAAANGKENGKVHKKDNNLYVMPETDLEEILRELESLKPQVAVIDSIQTLHFAALTSSPGSVAQVRECTSALMQVGKRENITLLIVGHVTKEGAIAGPRVLEHLVDTVLYFEGDRYASHRLLRSVKNRFGATHEIGIFEMAEGGLVEVDNPSELFLGNRDEASPGTSVVVACEGTRPIVVEIQALVSPTSYTSPRRSTTGIDYNRLQQILAVLEKRVGVPLSKLDAYVASVGGLGVGEPAADLGVAIAIVASFRDRVVDPRTVLIGEVGLGGQVRLVSQMELRLKEAAKLGFKKAIVPKGQSLPDDLGLEVIPISKVIDAIIAAIPSERSGDFSAMPEEDD; from the coding sequence ATGGTTAAAGTTAAACAGATATATATTTGCAATAATTGTGCCGCCGAATATAGCCAATGGTTTGGACTATGTAAGGAGTGCAACGAGTTTGGGACGATTTCTGAAGAACCCGTAGATGTATCTTCTGGGGGAGGAACTAGTCGTGGAGGATGGCAGTCGGGGACTCGCTCTAACAATAAGGTATCGGGCGCAGCTAAACCCAGGGTATCTTTGAAATTTTCGGAAATTAACAACGACGTTCAAGAAAGATTTCCTTCGGGTTATGGAGAATTCGATCGCGTCTTGGGTGGTGGGATAGTTCCTGGTTCTCTAGTGCTAATTGGTGGCGATCCTGGCATTGGTAAATCAACCCTGTTATTACAGGTGGCAAATAAGTTGTCATATACTCTGCCACGTATTCTTTATGTTTCCGCCGAGGAGTCGGGACAACAGGTAAAACTTAGAGCCTCCCGTTTAGATGTAGCAGATACGAAGACAGCAGCAGCCAACGGCAAGGAGAACGGCAAAGTACACAAGAAAGATAATAACCTGTATGTCATGCCAGAAACGGATTTGGAAGAGATCTTGCGGGAACTGGAATCTTTAAAACCCCAAGTTGCCGTTATTGATAGTATTCAAACATTACATTTTGCTGCCTTAACTTCTTCTCCTGGTTCTGTGGCACAGGTACGAGAGTGTACTTCAGCCTTAATGCAGGTGGGTAAAAGAGAAAATATTACCCTGTTAATTGTCGGTCACGTTACTAAAGAAGGTGCGATCGCTGGGCCCAGAGTCTTGGAACATCTAGTCGATACAGTACTCTATTTTGAAGGCGATCGCTATGCCTCCCATCGTCTCTTACGTTCGGTCAAAAATCGTTTTGGGGCAACCCACGAAATAGGTATCTTTGAGATGGCAGAAGGGGGTTTAGTGGAGGTTGATAACCCCTCTGAGCTGTTTTTAGGTAATCGGGATGAAGCCTCTCCTGGTACTTCTGTAGTAGTCGCCTGTGAGGGAACTCGTCCAATTGTGGTTGAGATCCAGGCTTTAGTTAGTCCCACTAGCTATACTTCTCCTCGTCGCTCTACAACAGGCATTGATTATAATCGTCTTCAGCAAATTCTGGCAGTCTTAGAAAAAAGAGTGGGTGTACCTCTCTCTAAACTTGATGCCTATGTCGCTTCCGTTGGCGGTTTAGGCGTGGGTGAACCTGCTGCGGATTTAGGAGTGGCGATCGCTATTGTGGCAAGTTTTCGCGATCGCGTCGTCGATCCACGCACTGTTTTAATCGGTGAGGTTGGCTTAGGGGGACAGGTGCGTCTAGTTTCGCAAATGGAATTACGGCTGAAAGAAGCTGCTAAATTGGGGTTTAAAAAGGCGATCGTGCCTAAAGGTCAAAGTTTACCCGACGATCTTGGTTTAGAAGTTATTCCGATTTCTAAAGTCATTGATGCGATTATTGCTGCAATTCCCTCAGAGCGCTCGGGCGATTTTTCTGCCATGCCTGAAGAGGATGATTAA
- a CDS encoding glycogen/starch/alpha-glucan phosphorylase, giving the protein MDSKTDRQLGQTVTASNLTNRNIQIEDDRTGMSVDTLKRAFADNLFYIQGKDESNATLHDYYQALAFTVRDRLLRRFIKTSRTYYEENVKVVSYLSAEFLMGRHLENNLISLGIYEKMREVVREFNLNLEDLVEEEPDPGLGNGGLGRLAACFLDSLANLEMPAIGYGIRYEFGIFHQALRDGWQAEIPDNWLMFKNPWEIARPEDSVEVKLGGHTETYRDPQGHNRTSWICDRKVKAVPYDTPVAGYRTNTVNSLRLWKAEASEQFNFEAFNAGNYDRAVAEKMSSETISKVLYPNDNTPQGKELRLAQQYFFVSASLQDLIKIHLHVHPDLSNFHSRAAIQLNDTHPAVAVAELMRLLIDEHDMDWDRAWDITQQTLAYTNHTLLPEALERWSVSLFSRMLPRHIEIIYEINHRFLEDIRTWFPNDEELASELSIIEEGAEQKVRMANLACVGSHAINGVAALHTQLLQKYTLQGFAKLWPEKFFNKTNGVTPRRWILLSNPRLAKLITERTQSDSWLKNLDEMRVLEKYIDDAQFREQWRDIKRQNKITLAAQIKKLSNVDVNVDSIFDVLVKRIHEYKRQHLMVLHIITLYNRIKHNPNIEIVPRTFIFGGKAAPGYFMAKLIIKFANAVGEVVNKDPDVRNRLKVVFLPNFNVSLGQKIYPAADLSEQISTAGKEASGTGNMKFAMNGALTIGTLDGANIEIREEAGAENFFLFGLTAEEVYQMKADGYDPIAFYNANEELKEVIDRIAHGDFSHGDTKLFKPIVDSLLYDDPYMLLADYQDYIDCQEKVSETYKDQQTWTKMSILNSARMGKFSSDRTIKEYCEQIWDIEPVEISLDAYTR; this is encoded by the coding sequence ATGGACTCAAAAACCGATCGACAGCTTGGTCAAACAGTTACTGCTAGTAATTTGACTAATCGTAATATTCAGATAGAAGACGATCGCACGGGAATGAGTGTGGATACTCTTAAACGAGCCTTTGCGGATAATCTGTTTTATATTCAGGGCAAAGACGAATCTAATGCTACTCTCCATGATTATTATCAAGCACTAGCCTTTACAGTGCGCGATCGCCTACTACGTCGCTTTATTAAGACAAGTCGTACCTACTACGAAGAAAACGTTAAAGTAGTTTCCTATCTTTCTGCCGAGTTTTTAATGGGTCGTCATTTAGAGAATAATCTGATTTCTCTGGGGATCTACGAGAAAATGCGCGAGGTGGTTAGAGAATTTAACCTCAATCTTGAAGATTTAGTGGAAGAAGAACCAGATCCTGGTTTGGGGAATGGTGGCTTGGGAAGACTTGCAGCCTGCTTTCTGGACTCTTTAGCTAACCTGGAAATGCCTGCAATTGGTTATGGTATCCGTTATGAGTTCGGCATCTTCCACCAAGCATTGAGAGATGGTTGGCAAGCAGAAATTCCAGATAATTGGCTGATGTTCAAAAATCCTTGGGAAATTGCTCGTCCCGAAGATTCCGTGGAAGTCAAGCTGGGGGGACATACCGAAACCTATCGCGATCCCCAAGGACATAATCGTACTTCCTGGATTTGCGATCGCAAAGTAAAAGCCGTCCCCTACGATACTCCTGTCGCTGGATATCGCACCAACACCGTCAACTCTTTGCGACTCTGGAAAGCGGAAGCCAGTGAACAGTTTAACTTTGAAGCTTTTAACGCAGGTAATTATGACCGCGCTGTGGCGGAAAAGATGAGTTCGGAAACTATCTCTAAAGTACTTTATCCCAACGACAATACACCCCAGGGTAAAGAATTACGTTTAGCACAGCAGTATTTCTTTGTTTCTGCTTCACTTCAGGATCTAATTAAGATTCACCTTCACGTTCATCCCGATCTAAGCAACTTTCACTCAAGAGCAGCAATTCAGCTCAATGATACTCACCCCGCAGTAGCAGTTGCTGAGTTAATGCGTCTGTTGATCGATGAACACGATATGGATTGGGATCGGGCTTGGGATATTACTCAACAAACCCTGGCATATACTAACCACACCTTACTCCCAGAAGCTTTAGAAAGATGGTCAGTTAGTCTCTTTAGTCGGATGCTTCCCAGACATATTGAAATCATCTATGAAATCAATCACCGTTTTCTCGAAGATATTCGTACCTGGTTTCCTAATGACGAAGAACTAGCATCAGAGTTGTCGATCATTGAAGAAGGCGCAGAGCAAAAAGTGCGCATGGCAAATCTTGCCTGTGTTGGTAGCCATGCGATTAACGGTGTAGCAGCTTTACACACTCAATTACTCCAAAAATATACTCTCCAAGGTTTTGCGAAGTTGTGGCCAGAGAAGTTTTTTAATAAAACTAACGGCGTAACTCCTCGTCGCTGGATCTTGTTAAGCAACCCTAGATTAGCCAAGCTAATAACGGAACGAACTCAAAGCGATAGTTGGCTCAAAAACCTCGATGAGATGAGGGTGCTGGAAAAGTATATTGATGATGCCCAATTCCGTGAACAGTGGCGAGATATTAAGCGTCAGAACAAAATTACTCTAGCGGCTCAAATTAAAAAGTTGAGTAACGTCGATGTTAACGTTGATTCGATCTTTGATGTCCTAGTTAAAAGAATTCACGAGTATAAACGCCAACACTTGATGGTGTTGCATATTATTACTCTCTATAACCGCATTAAGCACAATCCTAATATCGAGATCGTACCTCGTACTTTTATCTTTGGTGGCAAAGCTGCTCCTGGCTACTTTATGGCAAAGCTAATTATCAAGTTTGCTAACGCGGTAGGGGAAGTAGTTAATAAAGATCCTGACGTTAGAAATCGTTTAAAAGTGGTGTTTTTACCCAACTTTAACGTCTCTCTCGGACAAAAAATCTATCCTGCTGCCGATCTATCAGAACAGATTTCTACAGCAGGGAAAGAAGCTTCTGGGACTGGTAACATGAAGTTTGCGATGAATGGTGCTTTAACTATCGGCACCCTCGATGGCGCTAATATTGAAATCCGTGAAGAGGCGGGAGCAGAAAACTTTTTCTTGTTTGGTCTTACTGCTGAAGAAGTGTATCAAATGAAAGCAGATGGCTACGATCCCATTGCTTTTTATAACGCTAACGAAGAACTTAAAGAGGTCATCGATCGCATTGCTCACGGTGATTTTAGTCATGGTGACACTAAACTATTTAAGCCGATCGTCGATTCTCTACTCTATGATGATCCCTACATGCTATTAGCTGATTATCAAGACTATATCGACTGTCAAGAGAAAGTTTCTGAGACTTATAAAGATCAGCAAACATGGACAAAAATGTCGATCTTAAATTCGGCACGGATGGGTAAATTTTCTAGCGATCGCACTATTAAAGAATACTGTGAACAAATCTGGGATATCGAACCCGTTGAAATTAGTTTAGATGCTTACACTCGTTAG
- a CDS encoding manganese efflux pump MntP family protein, whose product MNFLSTAFLALGLAADAFTVSLSCGLLIKRIKINKALKIALFFGFFQFLMPLIGWLVGINFSDLIANYDHWIAFSLLSLIGGKMIYESFQLEHESKKFNPLDSSTLLVLAIATSIDALAAGLGLSLLKISITSTAVLIGAITFSLSFIGVFIGHRIGNKFSNKIEIIGGLILIFIGSKILCEHLIS is encoded by the coding sequence ATGAATTTTTTATCAACAGCTTTTTTGGCTTTAGGGCTAGCTGCCGACGCTTTTACCGTTTCTCTTTCCTGTGGATTATTGATCAAAAGAATCAAAATCAATAAGGCTTTAAAAATAGCTTTATTTTTTGGTTTTTTTCAATTTTTGATGCCTTTAATTGGTTGGTTAGTAGGGATTAATTTTAGTGACCTTATTGCCAACTACGATCATTGGATTGCTTTTAGCTTATTAAGCTTGATTGGTGGAAAGATGATCTATGAATCATTCCAATTAGAGCATGAATCTAAAAAATTTAATCCTCTAGATTCATCCACTCTCTTAGTTTTAGCGATCGCGACCAGTATTGATGCTTTAGCTGCGGGTTTAGGATTATCTTTATTAAAGATATCTATTACTTCAACAGCAGTTTTAATTGGCGCAATTACTTTTAGTTTATCTTTTATTGGAGTTTTTATTGGTCATAGAATTGGTAATAAATTCAGTAATAAAATAGAAATTATCGGGGGATTAATTTTAATCTTTATTGGCAGCAAAATTTTATGTGAACATTTAATCTCTTAA
- a CDS encoding Txe/YoeB family addiction module toxin, whose amino-acid sequence MDIMFLDDAWQDYLYWQKIDKQVFKRINQLIKDIQRNPFEGLGKPEPLKFDLSGLWSRRINQEHRLIYQIKDDCIVIVQCRYHY is encoded by the coding sequence ATGGACATCATGTTTTTAGATGATGCTTGGCAGGATTATTTGTATTGGCAAAAAATTGACAAGCAAGTATTTAAACGAATTAACCAATTGATTAAAGATATCCAGAGAAATCCTTTTGAGGGCTTAGGAAAACCTGAACCTTTGAAGTTTGATCTGTCTGGTTTATGGTCACGCAGAATCAATCAAGAACATCGGCTTATCTATCAGATTAAGGACGATTGCATTGTTATTGTTCAATGCCGTTATCATTACTAA
- a CDS encoding type II toxin-antitoxin system prevent-host-death family antitoxin → MDAITYTQARKNFSAVMNQVCDDHAPVIITRQSERPVVMMSLEDYSALEETMYLLKSPANAQRLYQALEKLKGKNYQKHELIEE, encoded by the coding sequence ATGGATGCAATTACTTATACTCAAGCTCGGAAAAACTTTTCAGCGGTAATGAATCAAGTATGTGATGACCATGCACCAGTAATTATTACTCGACAGTCAGAACGCCCTGTGGTAATGATGTCTTTAGAAGACTACAGCGCGCTCGAAGAAACTATGTACCTGCTCAAAAGTCCTGCTAATGCTCAACGTCTTTATCAAGCATTGGAAAAGCTAAAAGGAAAAAATTATCAAAAGCATGAACTAATTGAAGAGTAA
- a CDS encoding MOSC domain-containing protein: MNIQNGVEGKIKRLWRYPVKSLLGESCRELSVNKRGVIGDR; the protein is encoded by the coding sequence ATGAACATCCAAAATGGAGTTGAGGGAAAAATTAAGCGATTATGGCGTTATCCTGTCAAATCTTTGCTTGGTGAATCTTGTAGAGAATTGTCTGTAAATAAACGCGGAGTTATTGGCGATCGCTAG
- the gmd gene encoding GDP-mannose 4,6-dehydratase yields the protein MSERKVALITGITGQDGSYLSEFLLDQGYEVHGVIRRTSTFNTDRIDHIYIDPHSPEAKLFLHYGDLTDGTTLRRILEQVKPIEIYNLGAQSHVRVSFDSPEYTVDSVAMGALRILEAVRDYQQRTGIEVRFYQAGSSEMFGKVIEVPQTENTPFYPRSPYSCAKVYAHWQTINYRESYDLFACNGILFNHESPRRGETFVTRKITRAIARIVEGTQKKLYLGNLDSKRDWGYAKDYVRAMWLMLQQDQPDDYVVATGETYEIKEFLDIAFGHVNLDWHDYVAFDPRYLRPAEVDLLIGDPTKAKEKLGWAPSVTFEELVKLMVNADLINLNLPTPDGSKGVDSTLNRRNFASIVD from the coding sequence ATGAGTGAACGTAAGGTAGCTTTAATCACGGGTATCACAGGTCAAGACGGTTCATATTTAAGCGAATTTTTATTGGATCAAGGTTATGAAGTCCATGGCGTTATTCGTCGTACTTCTACCTTCAATACCGATCGCATCGATCATATTTATATCGATCCTCATAGTCCTGAAGCGAAATTATTTCTACACTATGGTGATTTAACTGATGGCACTACCCTCAGAAGAATTCTCGAACAGGTTAAGCCCATCGAAATTTACAATTTGGGCGCTCAATCTCATGTTCGTGTTAGTTTTGATTCTCCCGAATATACTGTCGACTCTGTGGCGATGGGTGCTTTACGTATCCTAGAAGCGGTTAGAGACTATCAGCAACGAACTGGGATTGAAGTAAGATTTTATCAAGCTGGCTCATCAGAAATGTTTGGTAAAGTCATTGAAGTTCCCCAAACAGAGAATACTCCTTTTTATCCTCGTAGTCCTTATTCCTGCGCTAAAGTTTATGCCCACTGGCAGACAATTAACTATCGTGAATCTTACGATCTCTTTGCCTGTAACGGTATTTTATTTAACCATGAATCTCCTCGTCGAGGTGAAACCTTTGTTACCCGCAAGATTACTAGAGCGATCGCTCGTATTGTCGAAGGTACGCAAAAGAAACTTTACTTGGGTAATTTAGACTCTAAAAGAGATTGGGGCTACGCTAAAGATTACGTCAGAGCGATGTGGCTGATGCTGCAACAAGACCAACCCGATGATTATGTTGTAGCCACAGGGGAAACTTACGAAATCAAAGAATTTCTCGATATTGCCTTTGGTCACGTTAATTTAGACTGGCACGATTATGTCGCTTTTGACCCACGCTATCTTCGTCCAGCAGAAGTAGATCTTTTAATTGGCGATCCGACTAAAGCCAAAGAAAAACTCGGTTGGGCCCCATCAGTTACCTTTGAAGAGCTGGTCAAACTGATGGTTAATGCTGATTTGATTAACCTCAATCTACCAACTCCCGATGGCAGTAAGGGGGTCGATAGCACTTTAAATCGTCGTAATTTTGCCAGCATTGTCGATTAA